Proteins co-encoded in one Neoarius graeffei isolate fNeoGra1 chromosome 11, fNeoGra1.pri, whole genome shotgun sequence genomic window:
- the ddo gene encoding D-aspartate oxidase, protein MKKVNVVVIGAGVVGLSTAVCIAEALPFCTVTILAEKFSPDTTSDLAAGILLPKEIPGIPLERQRRWFKGTFDHLLAITESPQASDAGVLQSSGYELFKEVPSIIKPYWADIVFGFRTMTDREMKRFPNHKYGRAVTTMKCESLRYLPWLEKRLTKAGGQMKREKVTDLQQLARSYDVIINCSGLGSRSLVGDEQVHPIRGQIIKVHAPWLKHFVRDGDGSTYIYPGIDYVTLGGTRQVNVWNLEVDKDDSKGIMERCSEFVPSLRTAQVLGEKVGLRPGRNNLRLEREWLQVQEHQVLLVHNYGHSAWGIALSWGTALEALDLVRKSLHEKPPHARL, encoded by the exons ATGAAGAAGGTGAACGTTGTCGTAATTGGGGCAGGGGTGGTCGGACTGTCCACGGCAGTGTGTATAGCTGAGGCGTTGCCCTTCTGCACCGTCACCATACTGGCTGAGAAATTCTCTCCAGACACCACCAGTGATCTTGCTGCTGGGATCCTTTTGCCCAAGGAGATTCCAG GGATTCCTCTGGAACGTCAGCGGCGTTGGTTTAAAGGCACATTTGATCATCTGCTGGCAATTACTGAATCACCGCAGGCCTCAGATGCAGGGGTACTTCAGAGCTCAGG ATATGAGCTATTCAAAGAGGTCCCGAGTATCATAAAACCATACTGGGCTGATATTGTGTTTGGATTTCGGACTATGACTGATCGTGAAATGAAGAGATTCCCTAATCATAAGTATGGCCGAGCTGTAACCACTATGAAGTGTGAAAGCCTCAGATACTTGCCATGGCTGGAGAAAAG GTTGACAAAAGCAGGCGGTCAAATGAAACGAGAGAAAGTGACTGACCTTCAGCAGCTTGCTCGTAGCTACGATGTCATCATCAACTGCTCAGGCCTCGGCTCCCGTTCTTTGGTAGGGGATGAGCAGGTCCACCCAATACGTGGCCAGATCATCAAAGTTCATGCACCCTGGCTGAAGCATTTCGTTCGTGATGGAGATGGAAGTACCTACATCTACCCTGGCATTGACTACGTCACTCTGGGGGGTACACGGCAGGTGAATGTCTGGAATTTGGAGGTGGATAAGGATGACAGCAAGGGCATTATGGAGCGCTGCAGTGAGTTTGTACCATCGCTAAGGACCGCTCAGGTCCTTGGAGAAAAGGTGGGGCTGAGACCTGGCAGGAACAACCTGCGTCTGGAGAGAGAATGGTTACAGGTTCAGGAGCACCAGGTGCTGTTGGTGCACAACTACGGCCATTCCGCTTGGGGCATTGCTCTGAGTTGGGGCACTGCACTGGAGGCATTGGACTTGGTGAGGAAGAGTCTGCATGAGAAACCACCTCATGCCAGACTGTGA